One Algoriphagus sp. Y33 genomic window, AACAGCCATTCAATTGCTGGATAATGCCAATGTTGAAAATGGCAAACCCGTTGCTTTTAGTTTGATGGGCTTGGCTTATAAGTATAAGGGTGATCTGACCAACTCTATGCATTTCCTTCAGAAAAGCTTGGAATGGGCACAAAAACTTAAAGAAGAGAATCAGGAAGCCAATGCCTATCAAAATATTGCATTGATATATTTCCAGCAAAAAAAATACCTGGATGCTGCCAACAACTTGGATCTAGCAGTCCAAATTTACCATAAATTGGATGATTATTCCGGTATTATGTCGACCAGATTCAATTTTGCCAATATTCTCAAAGAACAGGGTGAGTTTGAGAAGGCAAGAAATTTTTATGGGGAAGCTTTAACTTATTATACGCAAACTGAAAACCTGACAAAGCAAGCCCATATCGAAATGAATCTGGGACAAATGCTGGTGGAAGAAGGAAAGTACAATGAGGCATTTAACCTATTGCTGGAGACTAGGGAGAAATTAACCAGACTGAATTACACTGCTGATCTGGCCATCGTACTCAACGATTTGGGGCTATGTGCAAGGGCTATGGGAAGAAATGAAATCGCTTTGGAGTATTTTCGGCAAGCACTCTCCAAAACCAGTGATGACCTTTACTTCAAAGCTGATCTTCTTCAAAATATTTCCAACCTGTATTTGAAAATGAAGGACTATGAATCGGCCTTGGCTTACTATAGACAGAGCGTGGAAAGTAAAGAAGCCTATACTTCATTGGAAAAAGAAAAGCACCTTGCGGAAATCCAGGCACAGTATGAAGATCAATTGAAAGAAAGCAAGATTTTGCTGTTAGAGCAGGAGAAATCCCTTCAAGAAGCCGAAATTCAGAAATCGGCACTTTCATTGAAAAGGCAGAGAGTCATTAGAAATTTTATGATTTCGGGCTTTATCCTTATAATAATCGGACTTTTGGTACTCAGATATTTTTACAGACAAAAGATAGTTGCCCAGCAAAGGTTAGCAGAGCAACAAGAAGAGAATGCACGTAGAAAGACTTCTGAAATAATCAAAGACTTCAGACTGAAAGCTATAGAGCGTTATCAGGAAGGGCAGCAAGAAGAAAGAAAAAGGATCGCACGGGAGATTCACGATGGCATTGGCAGTGACTTGGCAGGTATTAAAATGGCAGTGGAACATCACCTCGGACGGACACCGGAAGATACACGAACGCAGAGAATTTTGCTTGGTTTGCAAGATGCCTGCAAGGCAGTGAGGTCTATTTCCCATCAATTGCACCCTCCGCCATTTGCCCAAACAGACTTCTGTGCGTATTTATCGGATTTTGTGGATGGGATAACTGAAAATGTAGAAATTGAAGTCGATAAAATTTTCTATCCCACGGAAGAAATAGACAAACTTCCCGATGAATTG contains:
- a CDS encoding tetratricopeptide repeat protein translates to MRILIFISIFSLISAVAALAGTPEEELNSHLTEYAQFASTNPEKAWFHAKKMLELSKEYELPVFTAKAHYAIGNLYFKQGNYDSTVVNLKTAIQLLDNANVENGKPVAFSLMGLAYKYKGDLTNSMHFLQKSLEWAQKLKEENQEANAYQNIALIYFQQKKYLDAANNLDLAVQIYHKLDDYSGIMSTRFNFANILKEQGEFEKARNFYGEALTYYTQTENLTKQAHIEMNLGQMLVEEGKYNEAFNLLLETREKLTRLNYTADLAIVLNDLGLCARAMGRNEIALEYFRQALSKTSDDLYFKADLLQNISNLYLKMKDYESALAYYRQSVESKEAYTSLEKEKHLAEIQAQYEDQLKESKILLLEQEKSLQEAEIQKSALSLKRQRVIRNFMISGFILIIIGLLVLRYFYRQKIVAQQRLAEQQEENARRKTSEIIKDFRLKAIERYQEGQQEERKRIAREIHDGIGSDLAGIKMAVEHHLGRTPEDTRTQRILLGLQDACKAVRSISHQLHPPPFAQTDFCAYLSDFVDGITENVEIEVDKIFYPTEEIDKLPDELLAEVYRIVQELLNNSIKHAQASVLELQLSLHEAYLNIMVSDNGIGMPQKAALKGIGMRNISERVEMLKGKLEIDSSPGNGASISIDLPVTS